The following proteins come from a genomic window of Chlamydiales bacterium:
- the rpmB gene encoding 50S ribosomal protein L28, whose product MSRKCQITGKKPQKGRSYTLRGIAKKKKGIGLNITGKNKRRFLPNLIIKRFWYPEENRFITLRLAVSTMRTIDKLGLDYVLKKRHIQNKKCLPI is encoded by the coding sequence ATGTCTAGAAAATGTCAGATTACTGGTAAAAAACCACAAAAAGGTAGAAGTTATACCCTGCGTGGAATAGCTAAAAAGAAAAAGGGCATCGGACTCAATATTACAGGAAAAAATAAGCGACGTTTTTTGCCTAACTTAATTATAAAACGCTTTTGGTATCCCGAAGAAAATCGTTTTATTACCCTTCGTCTTGCAGTCTCTACAATGCGTACAATAGATAAACTAGGACTCGATTACGTACTCAAAAAAAGGCATATTCAAAACAAAAAATGCCTTCCCATCTAA